ATTATACAGACTACCCAGGACACAACCAACAGGACTccaggttaacaagctgaaggacgCAAGTGAGGATGCCTCGATCCCACTtgggtgggagaagaaagcagacacaggggaaagggagggaggaacttgggtggtggaggagacagagaggggaagggaaagaaatgatCTAATATTGGGGGgaaaacaggactgaagccctgagggacagcagaaagaatggaaacaggtgaccttgggaagTGACAAGTCGTAAGACACCCTAGAATATACCAGAGTTATGGGatgtaagagactctcaggactcaaagggtggGTACTTAgatgaagtgctctacagtggagagagggaacttgtataGTAGAGAAACAGGACACCAAGTGGAAGGATGGGTTTGTTATCCCGCAGTCAagagctctgacccagaattgttcctgtctgaaggaactgcaaggatgaaaatggagaagagcagtAGATAAAGGAGGTTCAGCTTTAGCATATACTCTCTGCAATACTTATTCTTCTTATATGTAATGACTAAAGAATCTCCTAATGTCTGATAAAAATATACACTGATAATTAAAGTTATCAATGCTTTAAAGAATTTACTCTGACCAAAAACAGTAAATCCTCATAATTGCTGTcgataaaataagaataatttcCATGATCCAGGATGTCAATAGTAGTATATCTTGTAATTCAAGAATATTATTTGAGAGACAAGCAAAATTGTATCTTAGGAATTATGTATTTTATCACATGTAAATGCTGGAAATATGTACCTGTTAAGAAATGCATTTTGTATAGAATCAATCAAGATATTGTGTCCGTGGATATATTAAGTGCTGTCGGAAGGAAAACTTATGAGAGTCTGAGAATTCTTTAGAATTCTCGCATAGCCATGATGCGACTTCTAAGGGTATCATTCCTCTTACTACCAACGACTGCTTCAGGAGACTTAGACTGCAGAAGTTACGGTCTGAACATAGCACAGCTGCCGAGTGGCATGAGAGTTAAAACATTTGATGTCTAATACATGTAGTGATTGGTATAGCCTTTATATCTGGGTTTAAGTGAAATGCTTTActgtcataaaaatataaattgataATTAAAGTTATCAATGCTTTAAAGAAATTACTCTGACCAAAGACAATAAACTGTCACAAACACCATccataaaataaagcttttgtgTCTGGTTTGAGTGAAATGTTTCTGCAGAGACTTTACTGTTTTGGTAAATCAGTAGAGGCTGAAAATTTATTCTGAGACTGTTTGAACCTTGAAGAAATGCTATCTCTCTGGAAAGTCTGCCTTTGATACTATGGGAAAGCTTACAGCTGCACCAACCTTGGTCCTAAGACACTGCCGACAAACCTGGAGTTCTTCCTGAGTATGGCTAGCCATGGATTTTCCTAGATTTGTGTGAGTTGACTGCTCTCATAGGCAGCAAGGGAAAGAAAACTTTGATAGTTGGAACCTTTCCCATCCCCAGTTAACATTCCATGCTTGAGTAAAGTAACTAGAGTAAGCTACTTGGGTGTCAGTCTCTTCTGAGAAGGTTGACCCGCTCTGCTTCTTAGGGAAATGAAGGCCTAGCATCTTGTTGAGCTTCTCTCTATACTGAAGCACCTACAACTTTCACCTATCAATAAATACACAGACTTTCAGATCTTCCTTCCTGAAAATTTTAACACCTTTAGTATCATTAATTGTCATGACCGCAATTCAACAAGATGAATCTCCAGAATGTTTCCAAAACATAGCAAATATAGAAGCCCTCAAACTATCTAGTATGCTATAAAGTTTGCACATATGAAGATTGGAtattacaaacaataaagaacaaTATAGAGGCATTTAACACTAGTTATTAACCTTTCCTAGAAAGTAATAACATTGAAACATGGTAGCCCttcttttctagtccagtctatttggagttctgtaggcttcttgtatgtttatgggcatctcttttttaggttagtccagttttttctataattttgttgatgatatttactggccatttattttgggagtcttcactcttttctacacctattatccttaggtttgatcttctcattgtgtcctggatttcctggatattttgtgctaggagctttttgcattttataatatctttgacagttgtgtcgatgttttcgatggtatcttctggccctgagattctcatctatcttttatattctgttggtgatacttgcatctatgactcctgatctctttcataggttttctatctcgagggttgtctccttttgtgatttctttattgtttctatttgcatttttttttgttcttttttttcggagctggggactgaacccagggccttgtgcttcctaggcaagcgctctaccactgaactaaatccccaacccctctatttgcattttttaatactggatattttttacaattccttcacctgtttggttgtgttttcctatagttctttaatggtgttttgtgtttccactttaagggcttctactcatTTACTTGcattgtcttgtatttctttaagagagttatttatgttcttttaaagtcctcaatcatcatcataagatgtgattttaaattcaaatcttgctcttctggtgtgtttggatatttgctttggtgggagaactgggctctgatgatgccaggtagcctttgtttttgttgcttaagttcctgtgcttgcctctcaccatcaggttttctctggtgttagctcgcgttgctgtctctgacagtggcttgaccctcctgtaggcctgtgtgacaacactcctgtagacctgttttctttcagctggttcTAGGATCAgagaactgctcctgggtttgtgtgacctgaagcctccaggtgggttgcttggaaCAGAAGAGGTGGCCTTACCTGGGCTCTCAGGCATGTAAGCACTCctgatgactggctttcagctctctgagcAGGCAGAAGCCTGAAGgatcctgccactgactgctacTAGGTCCCtctgcccagagggcacagatggcactctTGGGTGAGGAATGTGGGCataaagtagttgtctcctctgaattctcaggattgtccatacttctgagagttcagctgtCTCCTGCAGGGCATTTGGccacagggagctgtgggactggttcagttcagttccatgatcaagcagaaaccagcaggttcctgccactgactaaTTATAACTGTTTTGGGAAGGCAAATTACCATCAAATTtaatgagttatttatttattcgtttgtttgtttatttatgtcaCTTTGCATCCCTGACACAGGTCCCTCTCCTTCCAGTTCCACTCTCACAGAGCCCTCCCCTCATTATcgtctccccttctcctcaaagaaggggAAACCCCCATTGGGTGCCACATCTCTGACAGCAAGTGGCAGCAGggctaagtgcatcctctcccagaACCTAACCAGATAGGGAAAGGAGATcgaatggcaggcaacagagtcagagacagctcctacTCCAATTGTTAGAGGaccaacatgaagaccaagcaaCACATCTGCTATAAATGTATAGGTGGCACAGGTCCtgccctgcatgctctttggttgaagttcagtttctgtgaaccCCAAACAGATCCAGTTTCATTGACCCAGTAGggcttcttgtggtgtccttgaatcCCCTGGCTTACTCAATCCTATTTCCACACTCTTCCACCTGAGCTCTGTTTGATCTTtaactgtggatctctgcatctgtttccatcagctactggatgaaacctctcaggagacagtcatgctaggctcctctttgcaagcatagcagagtatcactagtagtgtcaggggttggcactcttccatgggatgggtctcaacttTGACATTCTCTTGAACTCTGCTATATCTTTATCCCTGCGTTTCTTttttgtaggcaagacaaatttagGGTTGAAAGTTTTCTGACCAGGTTGAcattcccctccttccactggaagttCTACCTGGttataggaggtggccacttcagtctccataccCTCATCTGCTAGGAATTTCAATTAGAGTTATTCCCACAGATTGGCCAGAGCTCTGCATCTCAGTTCTctagctagtcccagagatgccccaaccaatttctattttatcttcctgccctcctctgccctcttcctgatatccatccccatccccctcctttctcccatctCAACACAATTTCCTCCCTCCATTTACCTcctatgtctattttatttctccttctgagtgagattcaagcctcCTTGCTTGAGCCCTCcttattacttagcttctttgggtctgtgaattgtagcatggttatgccatactttatggctaatgtctacttataagtgagtatataccatgtgcaTCTTTCTGGGTttgacttacctcactcagggtagtattttctagttcattccatctGCCTGAAATTTTCTTAATGTCCTTgattttaatggctgaatagtattccattatgtagactacaacattttctttattcattcctcaATTAAGAATCTAGGTTTTGTCCAGTTTTGGCTACTATAAGaaaagatgctatgaacatagttgagcaagtgcccttgtggtatagtggggcatcttttgggtttatttccaGGAGTTGTATAGCATTTCTTTTGGTAGAATTATTCTCAGTTTtcagagaaactgccaaattgatttccaaaatggatTTACTAGTTTCCGCTCCCACCAGCAACAGAGGATTGTTACACTTGCCCTAtttcctcaccaacatgtgctgtcacttgagattttgattagccattttgacaggtggaagatgaaatctcagtgttgtttttgatttgcctttcctaatgactaaggatattccctttcggtttcgggcaaacatccctccccctccccttccttatgggtgttcctcccaaccctccccattgccacctcccccacaacagtctagttcactggggttcagtcttagcaggactcagggcttccccttccactggtgctcttactagaatattcattgctacctatgaggtcagagttcagggtcagtccatgtatagtctttaggtagtggcttagtccctggaagctctggttgcttggcattgttgtacatatggggtctcgagccccttcaagctcttccagttctttctctgattccttcaacggggaatcaaatcaaatcctattctcaaatcagtggtttgctgctggcatacacctctgtatttgctgtattctggctgtgtctctcgggagagatctacatccggctcctatcggcctgcacttctttgcttcatccatcttgtctaattggatggaaCTTTCTAACTCAAACATCCTGTGTCCAACAGTTAAGTCTCTTcaggttattttttaataaaatttttattaacattttatttgttaatattttcaagTGATATCTCATTTCTCATTTACCCTTCAACAAACTGCCCATCCCataccctctctcccctttcccctttgtcTCAAGTCTCTTCTTATGGAGAGTAGCTCATTATGTGTTCTTTAATATTGCCTTTGCATAACCCCTGTCTTCATTGATGTTTGCATAGAGTTTATGACTGTAGAAAATACACTTAATTACTTGTTAGTGGAGAAaccttgtaaatattttttaattactcttTAGAAAATGTGTATATTCTTGCTACGATATTGGCATACAAGTTGTCATGGCCATAAATACTCTATAAAGAGAGATACCATAAGCATCACCATGAGAACTAGGCCAAGAAGACACTTTTAGTCACTAATGCATGTTTTCCAACTTTAATTAGAGCAATACCAAAATAATGTAATTTGTGtcataaatattataaagaaattattggtttaaataattatttcaaataatatagTTTATAGTGATCTAAAAGTTAACAGAAAATCTAACACATTGAATAGGGGAATATCAACAAAGTATCTAAAGTCATGTTTCATTTTACTCAAAGACTAGACACAGCCATTTGGAAAATATAATGTGAAAGTCTTCGATTTATTTAAGACAACTCTGATTAAAAGGTAGTAAACATAAACAAACCATAAGAAAAATATgatgaaaacaaaggaagaaaagaattgctAAAGTATCAAAGGAACTAAAATGTAAGGATTTTATATAGTGTCAAAAATTTAATGTGCTCAAGATCTCAATTTCCAAAGTCATATGCATTTAGTTCAATAAACCCATTATGCATGTGAATGAATCTATTACACTATTGACATATTCTGAAACtattttcaatgtttaaaaatgtttaagtaaaaATATAGAATGAAATCCTTTTTGTTACTATCATTTGAAAACTCCTTTGGTGATAAAGATTTCACTCAAAATGAGCAGTTAACCTAATTGAAATAGAATAGATAGCGATATATAAGTTGTTgatcataaaatataataaaaatatgatataatCAGattatggaaatatatttttaaaatttcaataatgCTTATAAAGCTACCAAAAAGGCAAAATTATCATGATCCTGAGAAATATGTATCATCATAATCATTAACTTAAGATGagatcatcctcatagaagcgggggaagggggaaggaggtttggaagagggagaaaggggatcacatttgaaatgtaaatacataaagcatccaagaaaaataaaaactaaaaaaatgaaGATTATGTGTTTCAACCACAACCAAATGATATGTGATGGAACATAGGCAAACTAAGTCAATTGTACCATTCTGTGATACTTTTAAACTTCAAGCaacacataattattttaaaacattttcttaataaatttgtaagaatatttaatgaaaaataatttacaataaATTGGAAGTTAATATTTGTTAAGGTTaattatcattaataataaataataaaatagcataataaaacaaaactagaaaaactctgtggtgcacataaacatgAATACCTAGTGACTGACTCAAAAAACTCCAGTAAACcaattatatatgaaaataatttattgaaatttGAAAAGATGTAAATATGCATTTCATAGAAACTGATAAAGTGAGATGCCCAACAAACATATGACAATGTGCTCAACTTCAGTAgccataaagaaaataagaaaaacagttAACATCAGTATTTTACACATCATctttacaaaaatacaaaacgACTAACAATTTCAACTACTGTTACCAATTTAGAACTTGAAACACACACTACTAAAACTTATAATTTTTACTTTCCAATTAGTAACACATTCAACATGCAAAAATTCTTACTCTCTCTATACTTATCATTTTATACCAGAGCTTTCCCATAGAATTTTTAATCTCTGAATTTCTCAATGTATATATTAAAGGATTCAACATGGGAGTGATAGCTgtataaaaaacagaaatagatttATCAATAGGGAAGTTGGAGACAGGTCTAACATACATGAATATGCAGGGAACAAAGAAAAGGACAACCACCATAATGTGGGAGCTGCAGGTGGACAAGGCCTTGCGCCTTCCTTCCTGACTGTGAGTCTTAAGGGAGCTTAAGATAATTCCGTAGGAGAATAGAAGAAGGACAAAGACTATCATACACATGGCTCCATTATTGGCAACAACTGTGAGGCCAATAAAGTAAGTGTCAGTGCACACAAGTGCCAGTAATGGATACATGTCACAGCCAAAGTGGTCAATGACATTAGGTCCACAGAAAGGAAGTTTATATACAGAGAGAACTTGAACTAGAGCATGTGCAAATCCTCCAACCCAGGCTACCACCAAAAGTGAGATACAAACCTGTTGATTCATGACGGTTAAATAATGCAGTGGCTTACAAATAGCtacatagcgatcataggccatcACCACCAGAAGGAAGACCTCAGCACCACCAAATAAGTGCTCTACAAAAAGCTGAACCAGACAAGCTGTGAAAGAGATGGTCTTTTTATCACAAACTAAGTCTTTAAGCAACTTGGGCAAGATGGCAGTGGAATAAACAGCATCCATGAGtgacagaaaagcaaggaagaagtACATTGGGGAATTCAAGGAGGGGCTGGCAATCACTGTCCCCACAATGAGCAGGTTGCCCACAATTGTCACAATGTACATGAGCAAAAACATGACAAACAATGCTTTCTGTCCAGTAGGATCCTGAGTGAGGCCCAGGAGAACAAATTCTGTGACATTGTTATTCTCTCCCATTTACTCATCTGTCTTGTTGCAACAATACTTCAGAATAGGACCTGctataaattctaaaaataaaagctattaaTCCATTCCCTTCAGaagcatattttcattattaccttTTACAATGATGAACCCATGAATGGTGTGTAACAAAAGTCTATTCATTTCTTCTTGCAAAGTGCTCCATCATTTTCTGTTAATAAGTCTCTATGTACACATTTCTATCTCAGCACTTCAGTGCACATCTATTTAGAAGAGCAAACAGAGGTATctcaataattaatatttaaagcaCACTCATCTTCAAACAAACATCAATAAACCAGGAGGAATAGTTCCTCTTTTAACTAGATACCACATGCTAACAAATAAAATCCCAATATCAGGAATAGGTTGCCACTTTTGGTGAATTAGTGCTGTTGTTGGTGAATTGAATCCCATAAACTCCCCAAGAGAATGAGACACTATGGAGTGCTCAGCCTTAATAAGATATTCATAGTATACCCTTCCTGCCAAAGTTATTGGATATTCTAagaagagaagatagaaagattgtAAGTTCAGTAATAATGGGTAACTTCAAGGAATAGTATTTTTCAGACAAAACAGGAATTGCACGTAGGAACTCAAATCCATTATGACAAATGCACAAGACATACTCAAGATCAAGCCAGGCAAAATCCAGCATGAAGAAGAGGTGACTAatgcacctaaacctcaagagactggaggccacaggaagtttagaggtctagcggggtgggtggtgtggggacatcctcgagGAGATgaggggaagaggtatgggatgtggaactcttgggGGTTGGactgagaggggaataaaatctggattgtaaaaataaataaata
The DNA window shown above is from Rattus rattus isolate New Zealand chromosome 5, Rrattus_CSIRO_v1, whole genome shotgun sequence and carries:
- the LOC116900497 gene encoding olfactory receptor 4A5-like, whose translation is MGENNNVTEFVLLGLTQDPTGQKALFVMFLLMYIVTIVGNLLIVGTVIASPSLNSPMYFFLAFLSLMDAVYSTAILPKLLKDLVCDKKTISFTACLVQLFVEHLFGGAEVFLLVVMAYDRYVAICKPLHYLTVMNQQVCISLLVVAWVGGFAHALVQVLSVYKLPFCGPNVIDHFGCDMYPLLALVCTDTYFIGLTVVANNGAMCMIVFVLLLFSYGIILSSLKTHSQEGRRKALSTCSSHIMVVVLFFVPCIFMYVRPVSNFPIDKSISVFYTAITPMLNPLIYTLRNSEIKNSMGKLWYKMISIERVRIFAC